In Janthinobacterium sp. B9-8, the genomic stretch GGGAGGGTGAAAACCCGCCACAAACAGCATTGCAAACGGCGGGTTTTCACCCGCCATACAAAATCACAATCAACGCTTACCAGCCGTGCTTTTTCTTAGAAAAAATTATAAATGTGGTGTGATTTGTGGCATCAGCTCATCAAAGGTGCGGCCATTGCCAATTTCACCGATGGCGTGCATTTTCCACTCATTATTATGGCGATACAGCTTGGCCATAATCTGCGCATTATGCGAGCCCAGTGCGGATAAATTAAAGCGAGCCACTTCTTTATTGTCATTCGCGTTCAGGATACGGCAAGTGGCATTGGCAATTTGCGAGAAATTCTGGCCAGTAAAGCTATTCACTGTAAATACCAAGCTTTTAACATTGACAGGTACGCGTGTCAGATCAACCACAATTTGCTCATCATCGCCATCGCCTTCACCCGTGCGATTATCGCCGGTATGCATCACCGAGCCATCTTTAGATTTCAGCTGGCGAAACCACACTGCATCAATCGGATGATTTTGCTCGTCAAACAAAATGCAAGATGCATCCAGATCGATATCCGGCGCGCTGCCGCCAAAGCCTAGGAAACCTTTGGACTTCACCGCATCCCAGGCAAGGCCCATGATGATTTTGCTTAATGTAACGCCAGCCTCTTTATCGAGGGAAATCTTCTGGCCTTTCTCTAGGTTAATCGCCATGCTGTACTCCTTGATGAATTAAGTATTATAGGGCGGGTGAAACCCAATCCTATCAACCGAAGGATAATCCGTAGCTTGGGTTAGCAATCTGCGTATGAGGTTTACCTCACGCAGTGATATCTCGCGTAACCCAACATTCTTTTGCACCTTAATGTTGGGTTACGCTAGTTTGCATAGCCAAAATCGGCCACACCAACTAGCTAACCCAACCTACACCAACAACATATTTAGCCAGCGGTTTTTTTCTTCAGCCACTCGGCAAAAGAATCTCGATTTCTAGAGCAAATAAATACCTTACCTGTGCCGCTAAAGCGCAGCACAATGCCTTCGCCACTGGTCACGCTATTGACCAGATTACCCAGCATACCGCCGAGGCCACCGCCGGTGTTGCCTGTGGTTACCGAGATTTCGTATTGCAAATTATTGTCCCAGCACACCACATGCGAGTTATCGATAATCACATCTTTGCCGGGCGCGACATCCAGCTCAAACATCGAACCAAAGCCCGATACCACCACCTGCCCTGTACCCGAGGTTTCCATCACAAAAAAGCCACCAGACTGGGCAAATAGCGCGTTGCCAATACTTTGCGTACGCACTTTCATTTCTGTGCCCGATGTTGCCGCTACAAAAGCGCCATCGTTTAATAAATATTGTTTTGCGCCCACATCAATGACTCGCAAAGCACCCGGCAGAGTCGGCGACAGCAGGCAATCGCCTTCACCCCTTACCGCCTCAATTTGCTGCTGAAAGAAAGACTCGCCATTGGCAAAACTGCGCATCAGCGCCCTGCCTATCCCGCCATTCATACTGCCTTTTAAATCCAGATTGGCTTCCATCATCACCATTGCATCGGATTCACAATAGATCTTGTCTCCCTTTTGTAAGGAAACATGTAAAAACGGATCAACATCACCGGTAGCAGTAAATACAATCATTGGTCAGCAACACCTTTATACATTTTTGTTTCACACAAATTATTAAATAAGCCCATGCTGAGCAGCCAGCTTTAGCCAGCCAGGGTATTCAGTCATGAGCAGGTCATACAACGCTGCATCAGAATACTCATCAGGAGAGCTCAGCGAGAAATAATCGGCATTATCAATCAAGCGCCCTGGTAAATCATCAAGGCTTTCTAGAAAGGGGAAATCAGAATCGGCAAACGCCAATAAGCGTTTACTCTTCGATTTTCTGCCCTTACCAATCCCCATAAACTGCCAGAAAATGGGCTCTTTACTCGACCAGCGCAATTGCTTTTCGGTCAGTGCTTGATCTGAGGTAGATCCATCAGTTACAAACATGACATAGACCGGCTGGCTTGCTTTACTCTGCCCGTGGCATTCGCCACCTGCGTTTTCTGGAAAGTAACATTTGCGAATCGCCTCCATCGCACGCCCGTAGCGCGTGTCGCCTTCTAAGGGGTGACGCTGGATAATCTGCTGGATATAGCCCTGAAAGTTAGCTAACTCCATAGGCGATGGCTGATGGACCTTTTCGCCAAACAAGAACACATCAATGGCACCGTCATCGTCAAACTGACAAGCCAATGCAAGAATGCGCTCCGCAAAAGATTGTACTAGCCCCTTTTTATACAGGGCACTCATTGAGCCGGAAATATCAAGGCATAAACAGACTCTGGCGCGATGGCGCTCTAAGCCCGCTTTTTGCAGCGAAACACCCGCAGCCTTATGTAAATTGACCAGCTGCGGCGCTTCGCTCGCTATTTTTTTCTCTAAAGAGACCTTAGCTGGCAGCGGATTATCTTCAACGCTGCCACCAAAATGCCTCACTAAAGCATCCAGCCCGCCATCAAAGCCTTGGCCCACGGCCATAAAACGCCAATCGCCATCTTTACGATAAAACTCGCCCAGCATTAAAGCGCGCTCGGCAGAAAAATCAGATCCTAAAAAAGAAAAGCGGGCATGTTCACGCTCTCCCTCAATAATTCTTAAATAACCAGAGCGCAAAGCCGACATCGCCCCATCTTCGCTCGCACTAACCGCCACCACTACCCGCTCAATGCTGAGTGGTAATTGATCGAGCTGGAAAGCAAAACCTACTGCATCCGCTGGCGTTTTACACAGCACAACGCCACCGCAAGGGCTGCGTGGCTGATTAAAAAACGTCATATATCGATCGTCAGATAATTTGCCAGCCGAATCCAGCCCAAAGCAGGCGAAATCGACTGGCAAACCTTCGGCAACAAGACCCACTTGAAAGGCACCCGTCGAAACCAAATCCCGAATTTTCAGGCGCTGGCCCTTTGCAAGTAAGGTCATCAAACTGCCCTTTTTAAGCGCTAATACCGAAAGAGCGTGCCAGTGGGCCTAAGCCACCTGCAAAACCCTGGCCTACCGCTTTGAATTTCCACTCTGCGCCAGCACGGTAGATTTCACCGAAGATCATGGCTGTTTCTGTTGAGCTGTCTTCTGATAAATCATAACGTGCGATTTCTTTATCACCATTGGCATCAAGACAGCGGATATACGCTTTGCCTACCATACCAAAGTTTTGCTTACGTGCTTCGGCATCATGAATCGTCACGCCAACGGTGATTTTTTCAATTTCTGCAGGCACCAAAGC encodes the following:
- a CDS encoding VWA domain-containing protein is translated as MTLLAKGQRLKIRDLVSTGAFQVGLVAEGLPVDFACFGLDSAGKLSDDRYMTFFNQPRSPCGGVVLCKTPADAVGFAFQLDQLPLSIERVVVAVSASEDGAMSALRSGYLRIIEGEREHARFSFLGSDFSAERALMLGEFYRKDGDWRFMAVGQGFDGGLDALVRHFGGSVEDNPLPAKVSLEKKIASEAPQLVNLHKAAGVSLQKAGLERHRARVCLCLDISGSMSALYKKGLVQSFAERILALACQFDDDGAIDVFLFGEKVHQPSPMELANFQGYIQQIIQRHPLEGDTRYGRAMEAIRKCYFPENAGGECHGQSKASQPVYVMFVTDGSTSDQALTEKQLRWSSKEPIFWQFMGIGKGRKSKSKRLLAFADSDFPFLESLDDLPGRLIDNADYFSLSSPDEYSDAALYDLLMTEYPGWLKLAAQHGLI
- a CDS encoding TerD family protein; this encodes MAISLQKGGNVNLSKEAPSLQKLVLGLGWDPRVTDGSAFDLDGSAFMLKADGKVRADSDFIFYNNLKSTDGSVTHAGDNTSGQGDGDDEKIVIDLALVPAEIEKITVGVTIHDAEARKQNFGMVGKAYIRCLDANGDKEIARYDLSEDSSTETAMIFGEIYRAGAEWKFKAVGQGFAGGLGPLARSFGISA
- a CDS encoding TerD family protein, whose product is MAINLEKGQKISLDKEAGVTLSKIIMGLAWDAVKSKGFLGFGGSAPDIDLDASCILFDEQNHPIDAVWFRQLKSKDGSVMHTGDNRTGEGDGDDEQIVVDLTRVPVNVKSLVFTVNSFTGQNFSQIANATCRILNANDNKEVARFNLSALGSHNAQIMAKLYRHNNEWKMHAIGEIGNGRTFDELMPQITPHL
- a CDS encoding TIGR00266 family protein, which encodes MIVFTATGDVDPFLHVSLQKGDKIYCESDAMVMMEANLDLKGSMNGGIGRALMRSFANGESFFQQQIEAVRGEGDCLLSPTLPGALRVIDVGAKQYLLNDGAFVAATSGTEMKVRTQSIGNALFAQSGGFFVMETSGTGQVVVSGFGSMFELDVAPGKDVIIDNSHVVCWDNNLQYEISVTTGNTGGGLGGMLGNLVNSVTSGEGIVLRFSGTGKVFICSRNRDSFAEWLKKKTAG